In the Planctomycetaceae bacterium genome, CGTGATCTACATCGATGGTCGCGACCAGCTGCAAACGGGTGAAGAAGCAACATCAGTTGTGCTTGATCAAATCGAAATGGCGTTTGTCCCTCACGTTGTCACACTTCACGTGGGGCAAAGTCTGGAAATCAGAAACAGCGATTCTTCACTGCACAATGTGAATGGGCTGGCAAAGCGAAATCCGCCGTTCAATGTGGCGCTCACGCCTGGAGCTTCGGATTCGATTTCATTTGTACGGGACGAATTTATTCCCGTCGCATGCAACATGCATCCCCGGATGGCTGCGTGGGTTGCCGTCCTGCCGAATCGATTTCATACCAGGCCCGATGCGCGAGGTCAGTTTAAATTGCCAATGCTACCGCCTGAGGAATCTCAGCGGGATGGAGTTCGACGTCTTCTTGTTTGGCTTGAAAATCCCTATCCACCAAACAAACCACACAGGCTAAGCATCGATATCCCACTGAAACCTGGTTACGTGACGGATGTCACGCTGAACCTGAACCGATAGAAGCTTCATAAAGATACAATGTGAAGTGTCTGCAGGGTGAAAAGCGAAGTGTGGTACGTTGAGGTTCCTGCGTTTTCCGACTGATAGCGGGCCCAGTCGCGCCAGAAACAAAAAGCGTACCAGGAACGAAAATCGTACCGGGAACGTTGGCCAGCCAGGTCGCGCGACTATCCGCCGACGGTCAATTGTATTGCAGCTATCAGCGTATTTCTCAGCAGCATTGCAATAGTCATCGGCCCAACGCCACCAGGAACGGGTGTGATCGCCGAAGCAATTGCAGCGGCCGCTTCAAATTCGACATCGCCCACCAGACGGTCCTGAACGCGGTTGATTCCGACATCAATCACCACTGCCCCGGGTTTCACCATGTTGCCCTTCACGAATTCCGGGATACCTACCGCCGCAATAAGAATATCTGCCTGCCGAGTGATAGAGGCGATGTCACGTGTTCGACTGTGGCAGATTGTCACAGTCGCGTCTGTACCTTTCTGCAGAAGCAGGGCGGCCATTGGTTTGCCGACAATATCACTGCGGCCGATCACGACAGCGTGAGCGCCACTGGTTTCAACGCCTTCATACTCCAGCATCTTCATCACACCATGGGGAGTGCAGGGAAGGAATCGAGGGCGTCCCTGAAGCATCAGACCGACATTCTCCGGGTGAAACCCGTCGACATCTTTGGAAGGCAGGATGGCGTCCAGGATCAGAGTTTCATCCAGATGTCCGGGCAGTGGCAGCTGCACCAGAATTCCGTGCACCGAGGTGTCGTCATTCAGTTGCTCAACCAGAGACAATAACTCCTGCTGAGTGGTGGTGTCCGGCAAACGATGAAGGACGCTGCCTAAACCCGCTTTCTGGCATGCTCGTTCCTTGTTTCGCACGTAGACCTGGCTGGCGGGATCGTTACCCACAAGAACTGCTGCCAGTGTCGGAATCACGCCGGTTGATTCAATAAAAGCGGCAGCCTCAACGGCCACTTCATCCTTCACCACCTGCGATATCTTTTTTCCATCAATCATTCTTGCGGACATAACACCGACGGCCTTCGATTGGCAACAGACGAAGTGGACGAAGCAAACTTGCGATGGTTGCAACAGCAAAGCCCGACTCGTGAGAGTCGGGCTCAACCAAAGCTAACCGATGCCATCAGTCATTGATGCTTGTTTCAAGAAACCGAGCCAGTTTGTGGAAGTCGCTCCCTGCCGGAATGAAACGCACTTTCGTCACCAGGGTTTCAGGGTCAACCAGTTTTTCGAAGGGTACGTAGTGCAGGTCCAGCTGCCCTGAAACGGACACCATCACTCCGTTGTGCTTTTCTTCACACAAAGCTCTGTAGGCCCCAACCCCCAGCTGGCTTCCCAGCATCACGTCGAATGCGTGCGGTCGAGCACATCGGCATTCGTACCCAAGCTGCAATCCGGTGACTTTTCGTTTAACGCCTGTCTGAGATTCGTACCGAGCGGCGGCGCGTTTCGCAAACATCTTGCCGAGGTCAACATGCGCAACTGAGATGTGACCATGGTCGTCTCGCGGCACGTCTTTCAACGCTTCGTCCGGCAGGTATTCTGCCAAACCTTCGGCAAGAACAATGACACCGTATTCCTTGCCCTCTTTCTCCTGTCGATATCGCATAACACGGACAATCTTGTCAACTACCTTGTCGATGTCCATCACTTTGCGC is a window encoding:
- the folD gene encoding bifunctional methylenetetrahydrofolate dehydrogenase/methenyltetrahydrofolate cyclohydrolase FolD, with the protein product MSARMIDGKKISQVVKDEVAVEAAAFIESTGVIPTLAAVLVGNDPASQVYVRNKERACQKAGLGSVLHRLPDTTTQQELLSLVEQLNDDTSVHGILVQLPLPGHLDETLILDAILPSKDVDGFHPENVGLMLQGRPRFLPCTPHGVMKMLEYEGVETSGAHAVVIGRSDIVGKPMAALLLQKGTDATVTICHSRTRDIASITRQADILIAAVGIPEFVKGNMVKPGAVVIDVGINRVQDRLVGDVEFEAAAAIASAITPVPGGVGPMTIAMLLRNTLIAAIQLTVGG